A portion of the Polaribacter cellanae genome contains these proteins:
- a CDS encoding serpin family protein, whose amino-acid sequence MNKTLPISLLFFTLLLQSCFPKDEKVNLFSEIKKGEEFVTANNKFAFDFFKKISKKEDKENYMISPVSLSLALGMAYNGTANKTKEAFEQTLNYTSFLPKEINTINKEIIRTLANNSTGALFQIANSIWIEDSFPVKESFISTNKKFYSAEVEKLDFSDTNSANIINNWVSDKTYQKIPKIINKINSNDVLFLINAIYFKSDWKYTFKEEDTKVLPFYGENKTENVKMMHLTEKLDFYENTTFTAVKLPYKNNKYSMTILLPKEGKKTTHISNLLDINNWKNWKTNFNKKEVQLAMPKFAFSYEKTLNNTLLDLGLGVAFKQSADFSKISNIPVSISYVMQKTFIEVNEKGTEAAAVTNVGIGTLSINPYNILKLNKPFLFVITEKETGSISFIGKIGMPKTN is encoded by the coding sequence ATGAACAAAACGCTACCTATAAGTTTATTGTTTTTTACACTTTTACTACAATCTTGTTTTCCAAAAGACGAAAAAGTAAACCTTTTTAGTGAAATTAAAAAAGGAGAGGAATTCGTAACTGCCAATAATAAGTTTGCATTTGATTTTTTTAAGAAGATATCGAAAAAAGAAGACAAAGAAAATTATATGATTTCTCCTGTAAGCCTTTCTTTAGCTTTAGGAATGGCCTATAATGGTACTGCAAATAAAACTAAAGAAGCCTTTGAACAGACCTTAAATTATACATCGTTTTTACCTAAAGAAATTAACACAATTAATAAAGAAATTATAAGAACCTTAGCTAATAATTCTACAGGTGCTTTATTTCAAATTGCTAATTCTATTTGGATTGAAGATTCTTTTCCTGTAAAAGAAAGTTTTATTTCTACCAACAAAAAATTTTATTCTGCAGAAGTTGAAAAGCTAGATTTTTCTGACACAAATTCTGCGAATATTATAAATAATTGGGTTTCAGACAAAACGTATCAAAAAATTCCTAAAATTATTAATAAAATAAATAGTAATGATGTTTTGTTTTTAATAAACGCCATTTATTTTAAAAGTGATTGGAAGTATACTTTTAAAGAAGAAGATACAAAAGTACTTCCTTTTTATGGAGAAAATAAAACAGAAAATGTTAAAATGATGCATTTAACAGAAAAATTAGATTTTTATGAAAACACAACTTTTACAGCAGTAAAATTGCCATATAAAAACAATAAATATTCTATGACTATTTTGCTTCCAAAAGAAGGAAAAAAAACAACGCACATCTCTAATTTGTTAGACATAAATAACTGGAAAAATTGGAAGACCAATTTTAATAAAAAAGAAGTACAACTTGCGATGCCAAAATTTGCATTTTCGTATGAAAAAACATTAAATAATACGCTTTTAGATTTAGGTTTGGGAGTTGCATTTAAACAATCAGCAGATTTTAGTAAAATTAGTAATATTCCTGTTTCTATTTCTTATGTAATGCAAAAAACGTTTATAGAGGTAAATGAAAAAGGAACTGAAGCAGCTGCTGTTACTAATGTTGGAATAGGAACATTATCAATTAATCCATATAATATTCTAAAATTAAACAAACCTTTTCTGTTTGTAATTACAGAAAAAGAGACAGGTTCAATTTCTTTCATTGGTAAGATAGGAATGCCTAAAACTAATTAG
- a CDS encoding isoaspartyl peptidase/L-asparaginase family protein, which translates to MKKLFLITSLFFVFWGCKNRTEKPVIDKSKDLKVNEFAIIIHGGAGTILKKNMSDEKETAYKAKLEEAIKVGHTILKNGGTSQEAVLKTIQVMEESPLFNAGKGAVFTHEETNELDASFMDGKTLNAGAVAGVTNVKSPIELAIKIMTDSDHVMLSGKGASTFAKEKGLEIVDPSYFYTERRFKSLQRIKDKAKTELDHDDKKAAFYDADIKNAKFGTVGCVALDKDGNIAAGTSTGGMTNKRWGRIGDSPIIGSGTYANNKTCGVSSTGWGEYFIRSQVAYDISAQMEYQQKTLKEATKNVIQNKLTKLGGTGGVVALDKNGNMSFEFNTAGMYRASMNDKDQLIVKIYKE; encoded by the coding sequence ATGAAAAAACTTTTTTTAATTACTTCTTTATTTTTTGTTTTTTGGGGATGTAAAAATCGAACAGAAAAACCGGTTATAGATAAAAGTAAAGATTTAAAAGTAAACGAATTTGCCATTATAATTCATGGTGGAGCAGGAACTATTTTAAAGAAAAATATGTCTGATGAAAAAGAAACAGCATATAAAGCAAAATTAGAAGAAGCTATAAAAGTTGGGCATACAATCCTTAAAAATGGAGGAACAAGCCAAGAAGCTGTTCTAAAAACCATACAAGTTATGGAAGAATCTCCACTTTTTAATGCAGGAAAAGGTGCGGTTTTTACACACGAAGAAACCAACGAATTAGATGCCTCTTTTATGGATGGAAAAACTTTAAATGCTGGTGCAGTTGCTGGAGTTACCAATGTAAAAAGTCCTATTGAATTGGCCATAAAAATTATGACAGATTCCGATCATGTAATGCTTTCTGGAAAAGGAGCATCAACTTTTGCAAAAGAAAAAGGCTTGGAAATTGTAGATCCAAGTTATTTTTATACAGAAAGACGTTTTAAATCACTTCAAAGAATAAAAGACAAAGCAAAAACGGAACTAGACCATGATGATAAAAAAGCGGCTTTTTACGATGCAGATATTAAAAATGCAAAATTTGGAACTGTAGGTTGTGTGGCTTTAGACAAAGATGGAAATATTGCTGCAGGAACTTCTACAGGAGGAATGACCAATAAACGATGGGGAAGAATTGGAGACTCCCCAATTATTGGGTCTGGAACCTATGCAAATAACAAAACCTGTGGGGTTTCCTCTACAGGTTGGGGCGAGTATTTTATTAGAAGTCAAGTTGCGTACGACATTTCTGCACAGATGGAATATCAACAAAAAACCTTAAAAGAAGCCACAAAAAATGTTATTCAAAATAAATTAACTAAACTTGGTGGAACTGGTGGTGTTGTTGCTTTAGACAAAAACGGAAATATGTCTTTCGAGTTTAATACTGCAGGAATGTACAGAGCTTCTATGAACGATAAAGACCAATTAATTGTAAAAATTTACAAAGAATAA
- the atpG gene encoding ATP synthase F1 subunit gamma, giving the protein MANLKEIRNRITSIGSTMQITSAMKMVSAAKLKKAQDAITAMRPYSSKLTELLQNLSATLDSDAGGVYSTQREVSKVLMVVVTSNRGLCGGFNSSITKEVAKTIDTKYANATVDLFTIGKKGDVLSKKCEIVDSRNDIFDDLTFDNVAVIAQKLMDLYADGTYDKIELVYNQFKNAATQLPQVEQFLPIKPIEGGDADAVNSDYIFEPSKEEIVEALIPKSLKTQLYKAIRDSFASEHGARMTAMHKATDNAKDLRDELLLTYNKARQAAITNEILEIVGGAEALNN; this is encoded by the coding sequence ATGGCAAACTTAAAAGAAATACGTAATAGAATTACCTCCATTGGTTCGACAATGCAGATTACATCTGCCATGAAAATGGTATCTGCTGCAAAGTTGAAAAAGGCGCAAGATGCAATTACTGCAATGAGACCTTATTCATCTAAACTAACTGAATTGTTGCAAAATTTAAGTGCAACTTTAGATAGTGATGCTGGAGGAGTATATTCAACACAAAGAGAGGTTTCTAAAGTTTTAATGGTTGTAGTAACATCTAACAGAGGTTTATGTGGTGGTTTTAACTCTTCTATTACAAAAGAAGTTGCAAAAACAATCGATACCAAATATGCGAATGCAACTGTAGATTTATTTACAATTGGTAAAAAAGGAGACGTTTTATCAAAAAAATGTGAAATTGTAGATTCTCGAAACGATATTTTCGACGATTTAACTTTCGATAATGTTGCAGTAATTGCACAGAAGTTAATGGATTTATATGCAGATGGAACTTACGATAAAATTGAATTGGTGTATAACCAGTTTAAGAATGCAGCCACTCAATTGCCACAGGTAGAGCAATTTTTACCAATCAAACCAATTGAAGGTGGAGATGCAGATGCCGTAAATTCTGATTATATTTTTGAGCCATCTAAAGAAGAAATTGTGGAAGCTTTAATTCCTAAATCTTTAAAAACTCAATTATACAAAGCAATTAGAGATAGTTTCGCTTCAGAACATGGTGCACGTATGACTGCAATGCACAAAGCAACAGACAACGCAAAAGATTTAAGAGACGAATTATTGTTAACGTACAACAAAGCACGTCAAGCAGCAATTACAAACGAAATTTTAGAAATTGTTGGTGGAGCTGAGGCTTTGAATAACTAA
- a CDS encoding DUF4377 domain-containing protein, with protein sequence MVTKTDFFARYLIAFLVVLMFFSCNNSEEPSNNEKIYIVASKKTDCVGVGPQKCFLIKESKEENWQYFYSSFDGFNYEEDFEYKILVSETEIENPPQDTSSIEYKLIKVISKTKKTSENLPK encoded by the coding sequence ATGGTAACTAAAACAGATTTTTTTGCAAGATATTTAATTGCTTTTTTAGTAGTGCTTATGTTTTTTTCTTGTAATAACTCAGAAGAACCATCTAATAATGAGAAAATATACATTGTAGCTTCTAAAAAAACCGATTGTGTTGGTGTTGGACCTCAGAAATGCTTTTTAATTAAAGAAAGTAAAGAAGAAAACTGGCAATATTTTTATAGTTCTTTTGATGGTTTTAATTATGAAGAAGACTTTGAGTATAAAATTTTAGTTTCTGAAACAGAAATCGAAAATCCGCCACAAGATACTTCTTCCATCGAATATAAATTAATAAAAGTAATCTCGAAAACTAAAAAAACGTCAGAAAATTTACCTAAATAA
- a CDS encoding peroxiredoxin family protein has protein sequence MSAQNDDRGLKLFVDDVAKDFSVKMTNGKMVNLSDYKGKVVLLNFWATWCSPCLMEFN, from the coding sequence ATATCTGCTCAAAATGATGACAGAGGTTTAAAATTATTTGTAGATGATGTTGCAAAAGATTTTAGCGTAAAAATGACAAATGGAAAAATGGTAAACCTATCTGATTATAAAGGAAAAGTAGTCTTATTAAACTTTTGGGCAACTTGGTGTAGCCCTTGTTTGATGGAGTTTAACTAA
- the atpA gene encoding F0F1 ATP synthase subunit alpha — protein sequence MASIKPAEVSAILKQQLTNFEAKATLNEVGTVLQVGDGIARVYGLSNVQYGELVEFENGLEGIVLNLEEDNAGVVLLGASTSIREGSTVKRTERIASLRAGEGIVGRVVDTLGSPIDGKGPIEGTTYEMPLERRAPGVIYREPVTEPLQTGIKSIDAMIPVGRGQRELIIGDRQTGKSTVALDTILNQKEFYDAGEPVYCIYVAIGQKASTVAAIANMLEERGALAYTTIVAANASDPAAMQVYAPFAGAAIGEYFRDSGRPALIIFDDLSKQAVAYREISLLLRRPPGREAYPGDVFYLHSRLLERAAKVINDDKIASEMNDLPDSIKGIVKGGGSLTALPIIETQAGDVSAYIPTNVISITDGQIFLDGDLFNSGVRPAINVGISVSRVGGNAQIKSMKKVSGTLKLDQAAYRELEAFAKFGSDLDAATMSVISKGQRNVEILKQAQNDPYPVEDQIAIIYAGSKNLLKDVPVEKVKKFERDYIDYLNAKHRDTLDTLKSGKLTDEVIATLTSAAAEVSKHFA from the coding sequence ATGGCAAGTATTAAACCAGCTGAAGTATCAGCAATTTTAAAGCAACAGTTAACAAATTTCGAAGCAAAAGCTACTTTAAACGAAGTAGGAACTGTTTTACAAGTAGGAGATGGAATTGCACGTGTGTATGGTCTTTCTAATGTTCAATATGGTGAATTGGTAGAATTCGAAAACGGATTGGAAGGTATCGTATTAAACTTAGAAGAAGACAATGCAGGAGTTGTATTATTAGGAGCTTCTACTTCAATTAGAGAAGGTTCTACCGTAAAACGTACAGAACGTATTGCTTCTTTAAGAGCAGGTGAAGGAATTGTAGGAAGAGTTGTAGATACTTTAGGAAGTCCTATAGATGGTAAAGGTCCTATTGAAGGAACTACTTACGAAATGCCTTTGGAGCGTAGAGCACCAGGAGTTATCTATAGAGAGCCTGTAACTGAGCCATTACAAACTGGTATTAAGTCTATTGATGCAATGATTCCTGTGGGTAGAGGTCAACGTGAGTTGATTATTGGAGACCGTCAAACAGGTAAATCTACAGTAGCTTTAGATACCATTTTAAATCAAAAAGAATTTTACGATGCTGGTGAGCCAGTATATTGTATTTATGTTGCTATCGGTCAAAAAGCTTCTACAGTTGCAGCAATTGCAAATATGTTAGAAGAAAGAGGCGCTTTAGCTTATACTACAATCGTAGCAGCAAATGCATCAGATCCTGCAGCAATGCAAGTATATGCACCTTTTGCTGGAGCTGCAATTGGAGAATATTTTAGAGATTCTGGAAGACCCGCTTTAATTATTTTTGATGATTTATCAAAACAAGCTGTTGCCTACCGTGAAATTTCTTTATTATTAAGAAGACCTCCAGGACGTGAGGCATATCCAGGAGATGTATTTTACTTACACTCTAGATTATTAGAAAGAGCTGCAAAAGTTATTAATGATGATAAAATTGCAAGTGAAATGAACGATTTACCAGATTCTATTAAAGGAATCGTAAAAGGTGGAGGTTCTTTAACTGCATTACCAATTATCGAAACTCAAGCAGGAGACGTATCTGCATACATTCCAACAAACGTAATTTCGATTACAGATGGACAAATTTTCTTAGATGGAGATTTATTTAACTCAGGTGTAAGACCAGCAATTAACGTAGGTATTTCTGTATCTCGTGTTGGAGGTAATGCACAAATTAAATCTATGAAAAAAGTATCTGGTACATTAAAATTAGATCAAGCAGCATATCGTGAATTAGAAGCGTTTGCTAAGTTTGGTTCCGATTTAGATGCAGCTACCATGAGTGTAATTTCTAAAGGACAACGTAATGTTGAAATTTTAAAACAAGCGCAAAACGATCCTTATCCAGTAGAAGACCAAATTGCAATTATTTATGCAGGTTCTAAAAACTTGTTAAAAGATGTACCTGTAGAAAAAGTAAAAAAATTCGAAAGAGATTATATCGATTATTTAAACGCAAAACATAGAGATACTTTAGATACCTTAAAATCTGGTAAGTTAACAGACGAAGTAATTGCTACTTTAACGTCTGCAGCTGCAGAAGTATCTAAACATTTTGCATAA
- the atpE gene encoding ATP synthase F0 subunit C, with amino-acid sequence MYNLIGAGLIVIGAGIGLGQIGGKAMEGIARQPEATGKIQTAMIIIAALLEGLAFGALFLGK; translated from the coding sequence ATGTACAATTTAATTGGAGCAGGATTAATCGTAATCGGAGCAGGAATTGGTTTAGGTCAAATTGGTGGAAAAGCAATGGAAGGTATTGCAAGACAACCAGAAGCAACTGGAAAAATTCAAACAGCAATGATTATTATCGCTGCATTATTAGAAGGTTTAGCATTTGGAGCATTATTCTTAGGAAAATAA
- a CDS encoding F0F1 ATP synthase subunit B — protein METLLNDFSPGLFVVSTILLLALIALMVKFAWKPILNSLEERESGIEKALESAENARKEMQNLQADNERLVKEARAERDAMMKDAREIRDNMIAEAKEDAKEVTAALIEKAQASIVQEKQAALAEIKKNVADLSIGIAESVIKKELSNKEDQLKLVEDILKDVTLN, from the coding sequence ATGGAAACTTTATTAAACGATTTTTCACCAGGATTATTTGTAGTATCAACAATATTATTGTTGGCTTTAATTGCTTTAATGGTGAAGTTTGCTTGGAAACCAATTTTAAATTCTTTAGAAGAAAGAGAGTCTGGAATCGAAAAAGCATTAGAATCTGCAGAAAATGCGCGTAAAGAAATGCAAAATTTACAAGCAGATAACGAAAGATTGGTAAAAGAAGCAAGAGCAGAAAGAGATGCAATGATGAAAGATGCAAGAGAGATTAGAGATAATATGATTGCAGAAGCAAAAGAAGATGCAAAAGAAGTTACTGCTGCATTAATCGAAAAAGCACAAGCTTCTATTGTTCAAGAAAAACAAGCAGCTTTAGCAGAAATTAAAAAGAACGTTGCAGATTTATCTATTGGTATCGCAGAATCTGTTATTAAGAAAGAATTATCTAATAAAGAAGATCAACTTAAATTGGTTGAAGATATCTTAAAAGACGTTACTTTAAACTAA
- the mscL gene encoding large conductance mechanosensitive channel protein MscL, translated as MKFKLFKEFKEFAVKGNMIDIAIGVIIGAAFNKVVNVLVKEVLMPPLSFMTDGANWENRKIVLREAILVDGKATSEQIAIGYGKLIEAGVDFLIIAFTVFIVVKLMNSLKKKADDPKDKTTVTPKNIELMNKTNELLEKQNAYLMKVLAERK; from the coding sequence ATGAAATTCAAATTATTTAAAGAATTTAAAGAATTTGCTGTAAAAGGAAATATGATCGACATCGCAATTGGTGTTATTATTGGAGCAGCCTTTAACAAAGTAGTAAATGTATTGGTAAAAGAGGTTTTAATGCCACCATTATCTTTTATGACAGATGGTGCAAATTGGGAAAATAGAAAAATAGTTTTACGAGAAGCAATTTTGGTAGATGGAAAAGCAACGTCCGAACAAATTGCCATTGGATATGGAAAACTAATAGAAGCTGGAGTCGATTTTTTAATTATCGCTTTTACAGTTTTTATCGTAGTTAAATTAATGAATTCTTTAAAAAAGAAGGCAGATGACCCAAAAGATAAAACGACTGTTACACCTAAAAATATTGAGTTAATGAATAAAACCAACGAGCTTTTAGAGAAACAAAATGCCTATTTAATGAAAGTTTTGGCAGAGAGGAAATAG
- the atpH gene encoding ATP synthase F1 subunit delta gives MKDARAALRYAKAILNLATDSKSESAVNDDMSFIANTIAENKELEVMLRSPIVKSSDKMNVLKALFDGKVNNITLGLFHLLQDNKRIGMLEPIAKKYAIVFDHLKSTQVAKVTTAVALTKEVEKQVLDKIVALTGEKANLENVINPAILGGFILRVGDVQYDASISNYLNELKKEFDNSHYIPKI, from the coding sequence ATGAAAGACGCAAGAGCAGCATTACGTTACGCCAAAGCAATCTTAAATCTTGCAACAGATTCTAAGTCGGAGTCTGCAGTAAATGACGACATGTCTTTTATTGCAAACACAATTGCCGAAAATAAAGAATTAGAGGTAATGTTAAGAAGTCCTATCGTAAAATCTTCAGACAAGATGAATGTTTTAAAAGCATTGTTCGATGGTAAGGTAAACAACATTACATTAGGTTTATTCCATTTGTTACAAGACAACAAAAGAATTGGAATGTTAGAACCTATTGCTAAGAAATATGCAATTGTTTTCGATCATTTAAAAAGCACACAAGTGGCGAAAGTTACTACAGCTGTTGCTTTAACAAAAGAAGTAGAAAAGCAAGTTTTAGATAAAATTGTAGCTTTAACAGGCGAAAAAGCAAATTTAGAAAACGTAATAAACCCAGCTATTTTAGGAGGGTTTATTTTACGTGTTGGAGATGTACAGTATGATGCAAGTATCTCTAATTATTTAAACGAATTGAAAAAGGAATTCGACAACAGTCATTACATTCCAAAAATTTAA
- a CDS encoding RNA polymerase sigma factor, whose translation MKLKELIQDCCQQKLAAQSEVYQLYADKLFPVCLKYSRNYQDAEDTLQDSFLTIFDKIKQYNNKGSFEGWLKRITINTALLKYREKSPLQIVKELPETEEETEIDIESNAFNIDVLLDFIQKLPDRYRLVFNLYVLDNYSHKEIANLLNVTESTSKSNLSRARKILKDQLEIYQQQEQKA comes from the coding sequence ATTAAACTAAAAGAACTCATACAAGATTGCTGCCAGCAAAAGTTGGCAGCACAATCTGAAGTTTATCAATTATATGCTGATAAGCTTTTTCCTGTTTGTTTAAAATATTCTAGAAATTACCAAGATGCAGAAGACACTTTACAGGATAGTTTTTTAACCATTTTCGATAAAATTAAACAGTACAACAATAAAGGTTCTTTTGAAGGTTGGTTAAAGAGAATTACCATAAATACAGCACTTTTAAAATATAGAGAAAAATCTCCATTACAAATTGTAAAAGAACTTCCAGAAACAGAAGAAGAAACAGAAATAGACATAGAAAGTAACGCTTTTAATATAGATGTTTTGCTGGATTTTATTCAAAAATTGCCTGATAGATATCGTTTGGTTTTTAATTTATATGTGTTAGACAACTATTCGCATAAAGAGATTGCAAACCTTTTAAATGTTACTGAAAGCACCTCTAAATCGAACTTATCTAGAGCTAGAAAGATTTTAAAAGACCAGTTAGAAATTTATCAACAACAAGAACAAAAAGCATAA
- a CDS encoding acyl transferase has product MEKDIFNIQNLEDFNRITLEVFKHQFNKNKVYRSFCDLLYIHPSSISKVEEIPFLPIQFFKSRKVVASLEEVEEIFTSSGTTGSITSKHFVTDIKAYKESYLKGFAHFYGNIEEYAVLALLPNYLERKGSSLVFMVDDLIRKSKNVASAFYLDNMNELAEKLRELDKKGQKTLLIGVSFALLDLIEQRQFSLKNTIIMETGGMKGRRKELIREELHNILKSGFGVDKIHSEYGMTELLSQAYSKGNGIFETPPWMKILTRDTEDALTINSAGKNGGINVIDLANYNSCSFIATQDLGKVHENGTFEIIGRFDNSDIRGCNLMVL; this is encoded by the coding sequence ATGGAAAAAGATATTTTTAACATACAAAATTTAGAAGATTTCAACAGAATAACGTTAGAGGTTTTTAAACATCAATTCAATAAGAACAAGGTGTATAGGTCTTTTTGTGATTTGCTTTATATTCACCCTTCAAGTATTTCTAAGGTTGAAGAAATTCCGTTTTTACCCATTCAGTTTTTTAAAAGTAGAAAAGTAGTCGCTTCTTTAGAGGAAGTTGAAGAGATTTTTACAAGTTCTGGAACAACAGGAAGCATTACAAGTAAACATTTTGTAACAGATATTAAAGCTTATAAAGAAAGTTATTTAAAAGGATTTGCTCATTTTTATGGAAATATAGAAGAGTATGCAGTTTTGGCTTTATTACCCAATTATTTAGAAAGAAAAGGCTCTTCTTTGGTTTTTATGGTAGACGATTTAATAAGAAAATCTAAAAACGTAGCAAGTGCTTTTTATCTTGATAATATGAATGAATTAGCCGAAAAACTAAGAGAATTAGACAAAAAAGGACAAAAAACATTACTTATTGGCGTTTCTTTTGCGTTGTTAGATTTGATTGAACAGCGACAATTCAGCCTAAAAAACACCATAATTATGGAAACTGGTGGTATGAAAGGAAGGAGAAAAGAATTGATAAGAGAAGAATTACACAATATTTTAAAAAGCGGATTTGGAGTTGATAAAATTCATTCAGAATATGGAATGACGGAATTATTAAGTCAAGCATATTCCAAAGGAAATGGTATTTTCGAAACACCACCTTGGATGAAAATTCTAACCAGAGATACAGAAGATGCATTAACCATAAATTCTGCTGGAAAAAATGGCGGAATTAATGTAATCGATTTAGCGAATTACAATTCGTGTTCGTTTATTGCGACACAAGATTTAGGAAAAGTCCACGAAAACGGAACATTTGAAATTATTGGACGTTTCGATAATTCGGATATTCGTGGTTGTAATTTAATGGTTTTATAG
- the amaB gene encoding L-piperidine-6-carboxylate dehydrogenase — MVNFGIKEALQELGVKDTNNGTSTGSNNFSNGEIIESYSPVDGKLIGKVKTTTKEDYEKVIEAATKAFTSWRDIPAPQRGEIVRQFGNKLRDRKEALGKLVSYEMGKSYQEGLGEVQEMIDICDFAVGLSRQLNGQTIPSERPGHVMREQWHPIGVVGIISAFNFPVAVWAWNTALAWICGDVCVWKGSEKAPLCTVACQNIIAEILKDNNLPEGISCIINGDYKVGEMMTSDTRIPLVSATGSTRMGRIVGAKVAERFGKSLLELGGNNAIIITPTADLKVVVPGAVFGAVGTCGQRCTSTRRLIIHESVYDKVRDAIVGAYKQIKIGNPLDENNHVGPLIDKESVNTYLSAIEKAKAEGGKVLVEGGVLKGEGYESGCYVKPAIIEAENHFEIVQHETFAPILYLMKYSGDVENAIEKQNGVAQGLSSAIMTNEMKEAEKFLSYAGSDCGIANVNIGTSGAEIGGAFGGEKETGGGRESGSDAWKVYMRRQTNTINYSDELPLAQGIKFDL, encoded by the coding sequence ATGGTAAATTTTGGAATTAAAGAAGCCTTACAAGAATTAGGAGTAAAAGATACAAATAACGGAACTTCTACTGGTTCTAACAATTTTTCGAATGGAGAAATTATCGAATCTTATTCTCCTGTTGATGGAAAATTAATAGGAAAAGTAAAAACAACTACGAAAGAAGATTACGAAAAAGTAATAGAAGCTGCCACCAAAGCTTTTACATCTTGGAGAGACATTCCTGCCCCACAAAGAGGCGAAATTGTACGTCAGTTTGGGAACAAGTTAAGAGACAGAAAAGAAGCATTAGGTAAATTAGTTTCTTATGAAATGGGAAAATCTTACCAAGAAGGTTTAGGAGAAGTACAAGAAATGATTGATATCTGCGATTTTGCAGTCGGTTTATCACGTCAATTAAATGGGCAAACCATTCCGTCTGAACGTCCAGGACATGTTATGAGAGAGCAATGGCACCCAATTGGTGTTGTTGGTATTATTTCTGCATTTAATTTTCCAGTGGCTGTTTGGGCTTGGAATACAGCTTTAGCGTGGATTTGTGGCGATGTTTGTGTATGGAAAGGTTCAGAAAAAGCACCTTTATGTACTGTTGCTTGCCAAAATATAATTGCAGAAATCTTAAAAGATAATAATTTACCAGAAGGAATTTCTTGTATTATCAATGGAGATTATAAAGTGGGAGAAATGATGACTTCTGACACAAGAATTCCGTTAGTTTCTGCAACAGGTTCTACAAGAATGGGAAGAATTGTGGGCGCAAAAGTTGCTGAACGTTTTGGAAAATCGTTATTAGAATTAGGAGGAAACAACGCAATTATAATCACGCCAACTGCCGATTTAAAAGTGGTAGTTCCTGGAGCTGTTTTTGGCGCTGTTGGAACGTGTGGACAAAGATGTACATCTACCAGAAGATTAATTATTCACGAATCTGTGTATGATAAAGTTAGAGACGCAATTGTTGGTGCTTACAAACAAATTAAAATCGGGAATCCTTTAGATGAAAACAATCATGTTGGACCATTAATTGATAAAGAGTCTGTAAACACCTATTTATCTGCCATCGAAAAAGCAAAAGCGGAAGGTGGAAAAGTATTGGTAGAAGGAGGAGTTTTAAAAGGAGAAGGATACGAATCTGGTTGTTATGTAAAACCAGCAATTATTGAAGCTGAAAATCATTTTGAAATTGTGCAACATGAAACTTTTGCACCAATTTTATATTTGATGAAATACAGTGGAGACGTAGAAAATGCCATCGAAAAACAAAATGGAGTTGCACAAGGTTTATCGTCTGCAATTATGACGAATGAAATGAAAGAAGCCGAAAAATTCTTGTCTTATGCTGGTTCCGATTGTGGAATCGCAAACGTTAATATTGGAACTTCTGGTGCAGAAATTGGTGGTGCTTTTGGTGGTGAAAAAGAAACAGGTGGTGGACGTGAGTCTGGTTCTGATGCTTGGAAAGTATATATGAGAAGACAAACAAATACCATAAATTATTCAGATGAATTGCCTTTGGCGCAAGGGATTAAGTTTGATCTTTAG